Proteins from one Mustelus asterias unplaced genomic scaffold, sMusAst1.hap1.1 HAP1_SCAFFOLD_655, whole genome shotgun sequence genomic window:
- the LOC144487226 gene encoding ras GTPase-activating-like protein IQGAP1, whose amino-acid sequence MESGQCQVGYALGNERLTAEEMDERRRQNIAYEYLCHLEEAKRWMEACLDEELPPTTDLEESLRNGVILAKLGHRFAPDVVPQRKIYDRELQRYKATGLNFRHTDNINHWLNAMGKIALPSIFYPETTDIYDKKNIPRVVYCIHAFSLYLFKLGLAPQIQDLYGKVKFTEEEINNMKRELEKYGIQMPSFSKIGGILANELSVDEAA is encoded by the exons ATGGAGAGCGGGCAATGCCAAGTTGGAT ATGCTCTGGGTAACGAGCGCCTCACCGCAGAGGAGATGGACGAACGCAGACGGCAGAACATCGCCTACGAGTACCTCTGTCACTTGGAGGAGGCAAAACG ATGGATGGAGGCCTGCTTAGACGAGGAGCTCCCGCCAACCACCGACCTGGAGGAGAGTCTGAGGAACGGAGTGATTCTGGCCAAGCTGGGCCATCGCTTTGCTCCTGACGTGGTCCCACAGAGAAAAATCTATGACCGGGAGCTGCAGAGGTACAAG GCGACCGGGCTGAATTTCAGGCATACGGACAATATCAACCATTGGCTGAACGCGATGGGCAAGATCGCCCTCCCATCG ATATTTTATCCAGAAACTACAGATATCTACGACAAGAAGAACATCCCCCGTGTCGTTTATTGCATCCATGCTTTCAG CCTCTACTTGTTCAAACTGGGCCTGGCTCCACAGATACAGGACCTGTACGGCAAGGTGAAATTCACAG AGGAAGAGATCAATAACATGAAAAGGGAGCTGGAGAAGTACGGGATTCAGATGCCTTCGTTTAGTAAGATTGGCGGCATCCTGGCGAACGAGCTTTCTGTCGATGAAGCAGCCG